The DNA sequence TGAAGCCCTGTTTTTAGCAGATAAGCTAGTCATGATGACTAATGGCCCTGCTGCTGGGATTGGGGAAGTGATGAACATTGATTTTCCTCGTCCTCGCAGTCGAGATCAAATTATGGAACAACCAGAATATTATGACTTACGCAACCATGCCCTAGATTTTCTCTATAATCGCTTTGCCCACGATAATGACGCTGCTTAAGTTAAACAAAAGCGATCGCATTTATAGTTTTTAGTTAAGTGCGATCGCTTTCTTGCATCAAATTATTAAAATATAAGTGCTGTTCATCGATGAACAAAAAGTAAAGACTTAAATTTTACCGAAGACGCTAGCAGACTATCGGTGGTTTGGTCTAGAATTTTACGATGAGTAACAGAAGGGCATATTTATGGCATTAACTCCTATACCAGCAAAGTCATATATTGAGCAACGAGAGGGAGGGTATTGGGTCGCAGGAACCCGTATTTCGTTAGATTCAGTTGTTTATTCATTCTTAGATGGAGAGTCTCCTGAAAGTATTGCCCAAAATTTTCCATTGCTTTCCCTGGAGCAAGTTTATGGTGCGATCGCGTTTTACCTTGCTAATCGAGAGTTTGTAGATGCCTATTTAGAAGCAGGAGAAGCTGAGTTTCAACGATTGAAAGAATCTTGTAAGGAGAAAAATTCTTTACTATATCAAAAATTAAAAGTGGCTCAAGCTCAAAAACAGAGTTCAGTATGACAGTAATTCGATTTCAGGCTGATGCTGATCTCAGGCAAGCAATTGTGAGGGGATTGACTGCTCACCGCCGTGAACGGTCGGTGATTCAAGCTCTTAGCTTTTAGCTCTTAGCTTTTAGCTTGAAGAAGTCTGTTCACAATACGCAATTAGACTAATCTTGAGACTTGAGAATTGATTGAAGCTAATAGCTAATAGCTAACGGCTAAAAGCTATCGAGAAGTTGTCCTAGAAGGACAAGGCTTTAAACCCAAAGCGACGGTAATTCGTAGAGAGCCAAATCTGGACTTTCGCTCGGCTAATGACGCAGGATTAGAGGGAGTAAAAGATTTAGAAGTTTTAGCACTTGCAGCACAGGATGGCAGAGTATTGGTTACCCATGATCGCAGAACTATGCCGACCATGTTTGGTCAATTCATCACCTCTTATAGTAGTTCTGGCGTTCTAATTCTTTCTCAGAATCTGCCGATTGGTGAAGCAATTGATGCAATTATCTTAGTTTGGGAAGCATCTGTGGCTGAGGAATGGATTAATCAGATTATGACGTTTCCATTTTGAGAAACTATCAACAGCAGTTTATTTTCTCTCAATTATCTACAGCAAATTAGATTGAGGCACATTTATCGCCTTCAGAGTGGATTAGTGCGATTAGGCTTAGCCTACGCTTCGCGATCGCCCTGCTTAATTTATTTTGTACCGAAGTATTATTAAAGATAGAGTTTAAGGAGCTATGGGTATGACTTTAGCATCAAATGGACAGGCGATAATCATTCGTACAGAACGAGGGCTGACAATCTCAGGTACACGTATTACCCTCTACGATGTCATGGATTATGTAACGGCTCAATATCCGCCCAAATTTATTCAAGGATTATTCGATCTTACAGAAGCTCAAATTAATACTGCTTTAGCTTATATTGAAACTAATCGTGTAGAGGTAGAGGCTGAGTATCAGCAAGTTCTCAAAGAATCTGAGGAACTTCAAAAATACTATGAAGAACAAAATCGCGAACTGTTTGCTCGAATTGCAGCACAACCTCCCAAACCTGGAACCGAAGTCGCTTGGGAGAAACTTCGGTCAGCTAAGGCAAAGCGCAAATCCAAAGTATGATTTTTTTGACCGACCACAATCTTCAAGGTCATGCTCTAGTTTTCTTTGGTGCTATTGCTAGCCAAGGGTGGCTTGATATTGTTCCGATTCGGTTTGTTAATTTTGCGCAAATAGAGTTACCGATTGACAGCGATGACAGGGTTGTTTGGCGATTAGCTCAAAAAAATCAAATGATTCTGCTCACAGCCAATCGCAGCATGAAAGGAGCAGATTCACTTGAACAGGTTATGCGTGAAGAAAACACCTCAACATCTTTGCCTATAATCACGATCGCTAATGCCGATCGCCTAATAAACGACTCCCAATATCGAGATCGGTGTGTAGAAAGTCTGGTTGAAATTGTACTTGATATTAATAATTTTCGAGGTGCGAAGCAAATCTTTATTCCATAACGTGCTTAAACATTACATTCAAGGATCAGAACTGTAGCGTACTTTTCGATAAGCATTTAGTTTATGAATAATTTGAATGGACGCACATTTGTGGGCTGCGATCAATCGCCTTCAGTGTGCAGTAGTGCGATCGCTTTTTTTATATACGGAACAGTTTTTTGGTGATTATTCAAAGTTTAAACTATAGTTAATTAGTTTTAATAAATTATCTCTAGTACTTACTTTATGCAGCTTAGATTTTCCCAGGACATTGAAACGCTTCTTAAACGTCTAGCCAATCAGCCTTTAACCATTGGCGATATTTTAGCTCAAACTTCCGAACGCGGTTTTAGTGTGCTGATTGTTTTATTAGCGCTACCGTTTTTGTCTCCTGTCATGCCACCTGGATTGTCAACTATTTCAGGATTTGGCTGCATTTTAATCGGGTTGCAAATGGCTTTGGGAATACGTAAACTTTGGTTGCCCAGAAAAATTTATCTATTTAAGTTTCCTCCTAAGTTTAGTTCGCAATTATTAAAAAGCCTCAAAAAAATTACTAATTTACTAACAAAATTTGTTCGCCCTCGCATTCCCAAAATTACTGACAATCCTTACGTTTGGAGACTTAACGGACTTTGTATTGCCTGCCTTGCTATGTTCTTATCTTTGCCTATTTCTTTTATTCCTTTTACCAATACAATTCCAGCAATAGCAATTCTAACTTTAGCCGTAGCCACTCTAGAAGCTGACGGATTACTACTAGGAATTGGTTACGCTTTGACTGCTATCAATGTCCTACTTTTCGGCGCAATCGGCTATTTATTCTGGCAAGCCCCTCATATATTAAAAAGTTTGCTTGGATCTATAGGAATTAATTTTTAAGTCTAATTTTTCGGCGATCGAGTTTTAAGCTCTAGCGATCGCATTTCAAATAGTTTTTAGTTAAGTGCGATCGCAGGTACATAGATCTTTTTCTATGATGCATTGAGGCAGTATGCCGTGTCTGTGTTTAATGAACTTTATCTTCCTGGCTGTCCTTGAGTACCCGTCCAAACCCTCATAATATAGTAGGGAGGTTTGCCAGCGTCGGGTTTACCTGTAAAAATAGGATTGCGATGTAATTGATTGACAGCAATATACAGCCAAGAATCGTTACCAAATCTAACATTATCTGCCCACAAGAGGCGATCATCTTGTACTAAACGGGTTAATTTACCACTAGCAGAAAGTTTATCGATCGCATTATCTTTTAAATTGGTAATAAAGTGATTTCCTTGGGCATCGGTACTAACACCATCAGAAACGGGTTTTTGTCCTACTTCTTTAATTGCTGCACCAATAGTGCGATCGCTTGCCCCTTCTCTAAATAATCCAGCCGAGGCAGAATACCAAGTTTCTCCATTCATTGCCCCGAAATAAAGAGTTTCCCCGTCTGCTGATAAAGTAATGGGATTGACAGGTACTCTAGCTGGTTGCATTTTGCCTTCGGAGTTGGGAAATAATAATTGTTGTCCTTCAACGATCGCGTCTATATTTTCTGCTTGTAATGAAGGATGATTTTCAAAACGTCTTGAGGTATTGTTATTGGTATCGACTACGACGATGGCAGGATTGCTACCACAATCGGCAATATATACAAAACCTCGTTCTCCATCTACAGCTAAGTCTTGCATGATAGTCCCTTTTGCAGATTCGGGAAAATCATAACGATAGACCATTTCGCGAGTGTTAATATCGAAAGCAACTAACTTAGGTCTTGTGGGTTCAACACCGTTAGGCATCCAATTACCATGATCGATTACCCAAAGTCTATCTTGTGAATCGATCGCCACACCATGAGCCGAATTTAGAACATTATTACTACTTCCAGGCTTGCCATTCCATGCAGCATTAGGAAATGGTTGCCAATTATTACTACCTGGTTGAATTTCAATTAATTGTGCCGATCCGCGTCGCATTCCGTGAACACTAGCAAATATTCGTCCATCTTTTGATGCAGTAACGTTT is a window from the Pleurocapsa minor HA4230-MV1 genome containing:
- a CDS encoding DUF433 domain-containing protein, encoding MALTPIPAKSYIEQREGGYWVAGTRISLDSVVYSFLDGESPESIAQNFPLLSLEQVYGAIAFYLANREFVDAYLEAGEAEFQRLKESCKEKNSLLYQKLKVAQAQKQSSV
- a CDS encoding DUF5615 family PIN-like protein, whose amino-acid sequence is MRREPNLDFRSANDAGLEGVKDLEVLALAAQDGRVLVTHDRRTMPTMFGQFITSYSSSGVLILSQNLPIGEAIDAIILVWEASVAEEWINQIMTFPF
- a CDS encoding DUF433 domain-containing protein, which produces MTLASNGQAIIIRTERGLTISGTRITLYDVMDYVTAQYPPKFIQGLFDLTEAQINTALAYIETNRVEVEAEYQQVLKESEELQKYYEEQNRELFARIAAQPPKPGTEVAWEKLRSAKAKRKSKV
- a CDS encoding ACP S-malonyltransferase, whose amino-acid sequence is MIFLTDHNLQGHALVFFGAIASQGWLDIVPIRFVNFAQIELPIDSDDRVVWRLAQKNQMILLTANRSMKGADSLEQVMREENTSTSLPIITIANADRLINDSQYRDRCVESLVEIVLDINNFRGAKQIFIP
- a CDS encoding exopolysaccharide biosynthesis protein, yielding MQLRFSQDIETLLKRLANQPLTIGDILAQTSERGFSVLIVLLALPFLSPVMPPGLSTISGFGCILIGLQMALGIRKLWLPRKIYLFKFPPKFSSQLLKSLKKITNLLTKFVRPRIPKITDNPYVWRLNGLCIACLAMFLSLPISFIPFTNTIPAIAILTLAVATLEADGLLLGIGYALTAINVLLFGAIGYLFWQAPHILKSLLGSIGINF